One Roseburia rectibacter DNA window includes the following coding sequences:
- a CDS encoding DUF2974 domain-containing protein, with amino-acid sequence MANIMDYMDWRGDLSFEADEFNEVDNLILAQLAYVDFEGIVTAEENAPAVPLKEASGQFWEKNDKDEILARVSMTKSAPFVMEKMAETKRFSDVKLRCYVNEIRDEEQFQFSAVCVELPDDSLYVAFRGTDNTITGWREDFNMGYLSETPGQLRAVEYLNRAVTDKKQRVRVGGHSKGGNFAVYASVKCDPQIQNQILNVYSNDGPGFRSDMVESTEYQRMLPKLHTILPESSIVGMLLEHQESFEVVKSSNSGIQQHDAMSWEVLGRSFVHVDQVAAQSLLLDETIKSWIYQLDGEERAQIVETAFDMIEKVGIRTVDDFYHSKWKKIQELMKETSKLSPERQKLFSRAIKLLWMEGNKAMKETVKQTVKRTVKQSPLKK; translated from the coding sequence ATGGCAAATATCATGGATTATATGGACTGGCGCGGGGATTTATCGTTTGAGGCAGATGAATTTAATGAAGTTGATAATCTGATTTTAGCGCAGCTTGCGTATGTTGATTTTGAGGGGATCGTTACAGCAGAGGAAAATGCGCCGGCTGTACCGCTTAAGGAGGCATCCGGACAATTTTGGGAAAAGAATGATAAAGACGAAATCTTGGCACGGGTATCCATGACGAAATCGGCCCCGTTTGTTATGGAGAAAATGGCGGAAACAAAACGTTTTTCGGATGTAAAACTACGCTGCTATGTCAATGAGATTCGGGATGAGGAACAGTTTCAGTTTTCGGCGGTCTGTGTGGAACTGCCGGATGACAGCCTGTATGTGGCATTTCGCGGAACAGACAACACGATCACGGGCTGGCGGGAAGATTTTAATATGGGTTATCTGTCAGAAACACCGGGACAGCTCCGGGCAGTGGAATATTTGAACCGTGCAGTGACAGACAAAAAGCAGAGGGTGCGTGTCGGCGGCCATTCAAAGGGTGGAAATTTTGCCGTGTATGCCTCCGTAAAATGTGATCCGCAGATCCAGAACCAGATTTTAAATGTGTACAGCAATGATGGTCCGGGATTCCGGAGCGATATGGTGGAAAGCACAGAGTACCAGCGCATGCTGCCGAAGCTGCACACGATCCTGCCGGAATCTTCCATTGTCGGAATGCTCTTAGAACATCAGGAGTCGTTTGAAGTTGTCAAGAGCTCAAACAGCGGGATCCAGCAGCACGATGCCATGTCATGGGAGGTACTCGGAAGATCTTTTGTACATGTGGATCAGGTTGCGGCGCAGAGCCTGTTGTTGGATGAAACGATAAAATCATGGATTTACCAGTTAGACGGGGAAGAGAGGGCACAGATCGTGGAGACGGCATTTGATATGATCGAAAAAGTCGGGATCCGTACGGTAGATGATTTTTACCACAGTAAATGGAAGAAAATACAGGAACTGATGAAAGAAACCAGTAAACTTTCACCGGAGCGGCAGAAACTGTTTTCAAGAGCCATAAAACTGCTTTGGATGGAAGGAAATAAAGCAATGAAGGAGACAGTAAAACAGACCGTAAAACGCACGGTAAAACAGTCTCCGCTGAAAAAATAA
- a CDS encoding Cof-type HAD-IIB family hydrolase, which produces MKKAVFFDIDGTLWDFKMNIPESTKEALKELRKNGHYAFLCSGRSRSNIKSPKLLALGFDGIVAACGTHIEFEGEKLFELLLTNEQIKHILTVLRKYQIPMVLEGPNYIYVDEKDFKDDPYVIYLRNELGENLKSITGIAQYEVNKLSAELGNADVELVRKELGTEFDMIVHEPDGILEIGQAGHSKASGIERLCAFLGIAKEDTYAFGDSANDVEMLEFVAHGIAMGNGTDVAKNAAEFITTDIHKDGIWNGLKHYGLI; this is translated from the coding sequence ATGAAAAAAGCAGTATTTTTTGATATAGACGGTACATTATGGGATTTTAAGATGAATATACCGGAAAGCACAAAAGAAGCATTGAAAGAACTAAGAAAAAATGGGCATTATGCCTTCCTGTGCAGTGGAAGAAGCAGATCCAATATCAAAAGTCCCAAATTACTGGCACTCGGGTTTGATGGCATTGTGGCAGCATGCGGCACACATATTGAATTCGAGGGAGAAAAGTTATTTGAACTTTTACTGACCAACGAACAAATCAAACATATTCTTACAGTACTTAGAAAATACCAGATACCAATGGTACTAGAGGGACCAAATTATATTTATGTGGATGAAAAAGACTTCAAGGATGATCCATATGTCATTTATCTGAGAAATGAGCTTGGGGAAAACCTAAAAAGTATTACCGGAATTGCACAATATGAGGTAAATAAGCTGAGTGCGGAACTTGGAAATGCAGATGTAGAACTTGTCAGGAAAGAACTGGGAACGGAGTTTGATATGATCGTCCATGAGCCGGATGGAATATTAGAGATCGGGCAGGCGGGGCATTCCAAGGCAAGTGGCATTGAGCGTCTCTGTGCGTTTCTTGGAATCGCAAAAGAAGATACTTATGCATTCGGGGATAGTGCTAATGATGTGGAAATGCTTGAATTTGTGGCACATGGGATTGCCATGGGAAATGGTACGGATGTGGCAAAGAATGCGGCAGAATTTATTACCACAGATATCCATAAAGATGGGATCTGGAACGGACTGAAACATTATGGGCTGATCTGA
- the groES gene encoding co-chaperone GroES, translating into MKLVPLSDRVVLKQCEAEETTKSGIILTSSAQEKPQEAEVIAVGPGGMVDGKEVTMQVKAGQKVIYSKYAGTEVKLDGEEYIIVKQNDILAVVE; encoded by the coding sequence ATGAAATTAGTTCCATTAAGCGACAGAGTCGTATTAAAACAGTGTGAGGCAGAGGAAACCACAAAATCAGGTATCATCCTTACAAGCAGTGCACAGGAAAAACCACAGGAGGCAGAGGTTATTGCCGTAGGTCCTGGTGGAATGGTTGATGGAAAAGAAGTTACCATGCAGGTAAAAGCCGGACAGAAGGTAATTTATTCAAAATACGCAGGAACAGAAGTAAAATTAGACGGAGAAGAATACATTATCGTAAAACAGAATGATATTCTTGCAGTCGTAGAATAA
- the ltrA gene encoding group II intron reverse transcriptase/maturase codes for MDTSSLMEQILSSDNLNRAYLQVVRNKGAEGVDGMKCTELKEHLAKNGEIIKEQLRTRKYKPQPVRRVEIPKPDGGFRNLGVPTVTDRFIQQAIAQVLTPIYEEQFHDHSYGFRPNRCAQQAILTALDMMNEGNDWIVDIDLEKFFDTVNHDKLMTIIGRTIKDGDVISIIRKYLVSGIMIDDEYEDSIVGTPQGGNLSPLLANIMLNELDKEMEKRGLNFVRYADDCIIMVGSEMSANRVMRNISRFIEEKLGLKVNMTKSKVDRPRGLKYLGFGFYFDSRAHQFKAKPHAKSVAKFKRRMKELTCRSWGVSNSYKVEKLNQLIRGWINYFKIGSMKVLCATLDQSIRFRLRMCIWKHWKTPQNRAKNLIKLGVYKKLAYSTAYNGARIAHCCQGGAMNVAVTKERLTRFGLISMLDYYTERCVTC; via the coding sequence ATGGACACAAGTAGTCTAATGGAGCAGATATTATCTAGCGATAACCTCAACAGAGCATATCTGCAGGTCGTACGAAACAAAGGTGCAGAGGGAGTGGACGGAATGAAGTGCACAGAACTTAAGGAACATCTTGCAAAGAACGGCGAAATCATTAAGGAGCAGCTGAGGACAAGAAAGTATAAACCTCAGCCAGTACGGAGAGTGGAGATACCAAAACCCGATGGCGGTTTCAGAAACCTGGGAGTGCCAACAGTAACAGACAGATTTATACAACAAGCTATTGCACAGGTCTTAACACCAATCTATGAGGAGCAGTTCCATGATCATAGTTATGGATTCAGACCGAACAGATGTGCACAACAGGCAATCCTGACAGCACTTGATATGATGAACGAGGGCAACGACTGGATTGTAGACATTGACTTGGAAAAGTTCTTTGACACAGTAAACCATGACAAGCTTATGACCATCATAGGCAGAACTATAAAAGATGGAGATGTTATCTCTATCATTAGGAAATATCTTGTCAGTGGAATCATGATTGATGATGAGTATGAGGATTCTATTGTGGGAACACCACAAGGAGGAAATCTTTCACCATTACTGGCAAATATCATGCTGAATGAACTTGATAAGGAAATGGAAAAGAGAGGGCTTAACTTTGTACGATACGCGGATGACTGTATTATTATGGTCGGAAGCGAAATGTCTGCCAATCGTGTAATGAGAAACATATCTCGTTTTATTGAAGAGAAACTAGGACTCAAAGTTAACATGACCAAGAGCAAAGTAGATAGACCAAGAGGATTGAAATATCTGGGTTTCGGATTCTACTTTGATTCAAGAGCACACCAATTTAAGGCAAAACCACATGCAAAATCAGTAGCAAAGTTCAAGAGGCGAATGAAAGAACTCACTTGTCGTAGCTGGGGCGTTAGTAACAGCTATAAGGTTGAGAAACTTAATCAGCTTATCAGAGGGTGGATTAACTACTTTAAAATAGGTAGTATGAAGGTGTTATGTGCCACGCTCGACCAAAGCATAAGATTTCGATTGCGCATGTGTATATGGAAACATTGGAAAACTCCACAGAATCGCGCGAAGAACTTAATAAAGCTAGGGGTATATAAGAAACTAGCGTACTCAACGGCTTATAATGGTGCGAGAATCGCACACTGCTGTCAAGGCGGTGCCATGAATGTAGCCGTTACAAAAGAAAGACTAACCCGTTTTGGATTAATCTCAATGTTAGATTACTACACCGAAAGGTGTGTTACTTGTTAA